TTAACATGGTGTTTATTGTTTAGTGCTCGCAAGTATAATTAGAGGATTACGTCAAGGCGCGAATCCCCTGCCATGTAATTCAGATTTTATGAATAAAATCGAAGAAAGATATAATACTGAGTATCTTGACCCTTACCGCGTGTCAGACTGGAGCCTCAGGAAGTTAAAATACGTGAACTAGGAAACTTTTGCCTGTAATGAAACTGTGAACCCGCAACCTATTAAAACTATGTTGTTTGTAAAGCACTGGTGTTCCGTGTTTTATAGTACACTTAATATTTTTAGAGTTTGTTGTTTGGGCAGACAAACTTTTAGGAAGAGAATAAAATTCAGGAatgtgtttaaaaattatgttttcattCAGACAAATAACTTTTATACACCTCTATAGATAATACAAAATATACTTTAACTTAGTTCCGGTTGCACCCGTAAtctaaagctaaaaaaaaatataaaatttgtcaAGAGGGCAGCCAGTATTAGATCTTTCTTCGATTTTATTCATAAAATCTCACCCTTACCGCGTGTATCATACTGGACCCCCAGCAAACATCCCCTGTTAAAAGCGTTTTATAAACAAATAACATATTGATCTAATTTCCCACTGGGAACAAGTGCTTGAAATTGTTTCTCCTTAGAAATTATAGGTTTGTTATACTGACAAGTAGACTGTTTAGACGACCGACTTTTGCCTAATATATCACTAACAGATGCATCTGCCACCTCTGCCCTTGAAGTGAAGGTAGACAGTGTTAAATGACCCTTAAACCTAGAGAGGTCTGCCCCAGAAGAAGCTAAAACATCTTTCATCCACCTAGATATTATAGATGGATAGATTTTTACGTGCGGAGATTATATTTCCCTAAAAACAATTGAGATTAAGTAGCATTTACCTTAATGCAACATTAACGCAGAATTCCTTATCCTTTTCagttaaataaaattctaaGGCTGGAGGTTGTTTTccttttcttcaacttttgtgCAATTTATGAAAATTAAAGGGAACTTGTCTTTACCAAAATTCATATGTCTAATGTCTAAATAGCAAATGCTAGAAGCTCTTGATGAAGAAGTTAAACCCATTAGAAAAACTTGACATCCCAAGTACAAACATATTTCAGCTGTGGCGGCGATCTGGAATTAAATACACAATTTAACAACGCACACACATGTTCGTGTTGACCTACTTTAATACTGTTAATTTTTTCGTGATAGGCCGAAATAGCTAAACAAGGCATCGAAATAAATCAACTTTTTCCCCACAACACCAGCTACTCCATTTATTCCAGGCCGAATTGTATTCACTTGTTGAACCTTCTTTTCTAGACTTAGTGCGATCTCTGAAATTCCTGACGCAAGAAGGGCTTTCCTGAAACTTTCCACGCCGCTAGGCTAAGCGTACCGTTCATTGCAAGAGGGTGAACCTCCCCCTGCGCATTGGTCAACAAGTTTGAATTTCTCTGAATGAGAATCGGATGAAACACTGACAACCGTAGTAACTCCGGGTGCCAAACGTGAGTTTGCCATGCTGGTGTTATGAGAGGATTTGTATTTGTTCTCTCTCTAATTTGTTCAGTACTCTTGAAATTATGAAATTGATAGTGTTTTTTGTGACCATGTTTGTTGCATGGCATCTGTTGCCAAAACTGTGTGGGTCCGGGCGCCGCGCATAATAATGGGGCAGCTGATGAGAAAGGTGGAAAGGAAAAAGATCTCTAGGAAACCCAGCTTCATACAAACTTGGTTGAATACTTGTAACAGTTTCCACTACGAGAAATCCTTGCTGTAACGAGATTGCCAATCTGCTCTCATTTTAATTTCCCTGGAAGATGTTCGGCAGTAATCATAATCCCTTCCGATATCAAGTAGTTCCAAATTTCCTTGTTTATCCTGATTAAATTTTGGTCTTTGGTACCCCCccctatttttaaaagataagaAAGAGCTGTTGTATTGTCCAACTGGATATGGGTGCAAGATATTTGTTTGCTTTTCGTGAAAGCAAGAATAGCATTCTTCGCAGCAAGGAGTTCCAGAACATTTGAATAAAGCTGTTTCTCTTTTAGGGACCATCTGTTCAAAATACTAACTGAGCTGTTGGTTGTATCAGAAGCCTGCCATTGAAATTTTTTAGGTTTTCTATTCACCATTTTAATTCCATCAGGACTAATTTTCCTAGCACCGGCTGtcaattgttgttgttgaaggTATCGAAATTGCAAACGTGCTGGCAATACTGCCTGGGTGGTGGAGGATAGCAAACCTATCAATTTTGTCAACTTTAAAATGGACAAATCTCTGTTGATAAATCTCTGTACATTAAGTTAAAACCTTCAACACTTTTTCTTATGTCAGGAACAAACTTATTTAGGATATTTTCTGCACTGGTTCCATTTCTGACGTTGATAGCAAATCCCAGATGCTAAAGGGAGAAGCAATTAATGTTTCTAGTGTCGATCTCCCAAAAAATAACATGTCATCCAAATAAGTCACTAGGCGTATTTGTAACCGACGCAAAATTGCAATTAGCACTTTGAGTGATTTGGTAGAGGCATAGAAATTCGAATAGATTCCCTTTCCGATGAAAGCGAAGATATTTTCGAAAATCTTTGTGCAAAGGACCAGAAATATGCGTCTTTTAGATCTATTTTGCACATATAACCCCCCTCCTTCAGCATATCCTTTATTACATGCAAACCCTCCATTTTGCAGTGCTGATAGGAGATAAAATAATTTAGCGTTTAAAGATTTATCAGTGGTCGGTGGCCCCCATCCTTTTTCCAACCAAAAATAGATTGCTAATAAACTCTTTTGACAAGTGATCCACTACATGAATGCCTCCCTTTTCCACCATCTCCTGTATTTTTAATTCCACTAATTTGTCCTGCACTTTTGTAGCTTTTATCTTGTGAGGAATCAGATTTTGTACTGGTTCCTCTACAAAGGGAATTTTGTACCCTGTGACTATAGACAGAATCTCTGGGTCCTTGGTCAGTATCTCCCAAGATCAAAGAAAGTGAATTAATCTTCCTGCCAGTGGGATGTGTTTTGGTATTTCCTTTGACAAGAATAATCGTTATATTAGAGgatgtacatattttttttcctctagtgtaatttaaaatactttttggaTTAGGTGGGACTGGTTTCCATtcttaaaaagaaaatgaaattacCAGATGATAGTAGtagtgtgtatttttttgtcaaagaCAGTTACAAGTTCGTTTATATATACAAGTTCGTATCGTTTAAAagtaaatagaaaatatatacatacatcaGCTAGTAAAATAAAGATCTTAAACCAtacgaaaaaatttaaaagactgACTGGAGCTTGCAGAAAGCAATTTtgccttatcaccaagccccACCTTCCTTGGTTTTGATGGCTCCCAGCACTCCTCCACGGTTGCTTTCTCTGATCTACTGCTGCAGGGAGCCCAGGTCGAAAGGGCTTACGTATTGgtgttttattctttttacgCACTTCTCGGAATACgtccaaagtttgtttattgtttttggtGGTATCCAAAACATGCTCCTTGAACCAACTTGAACCAAACAATTCCTTGTAATGTTTCTGCAAGAGGTCTGAACTCGCATTTAACTTACCTTTTCCATCCGACTTTGATTGCAACGTAACATTTAAAATGTTCAGAAATAAACAACTTTGTTACTGGCTTGTCCAAGAAAAATTACCGTTTTTTTCAACTTGAATTAACAAATCTTCTGACGACACCTCAGTCGTGGTGGCTTCGCCTAGGTTGGCCTCTTTAAGAAGTGACCGAACTCTGCTAAGTGGTCCAATAACATCACGTATTTTGGACTGGACAATCTCCATTTCCTTATCTCGGTCTGCTTCGTTTTTTCCCTCGAGAAGTTTAACCAATCCAGTATCAACAGATTTAACTGAATCCAGATTAAGTGGTACGGGTTGCTCTTTTGAATGTTTTCCTTCAAATCTTCGTTCATTGCATAGTTCGCCATTTCCTCAGGTAGCTTGTACTGAAACTGTTTCTCCTCTGTAGTGATTCGGAAATGCTTCGCATGGGAAGAATTTGATCAGCTGCCGGAGGTCGGGTTTCGTTTCTTCTTACTcctttactttttttcttagatttctttgatttttttttcttttttctctttttagatGATCTATGTCTAGGGCGTCCTCTGCCACTACTGGGTGAACTTGAAGAAGGAAGTGACCTTGATCTAAATCGATATGAGTTGGAACGTGATCTTGAGTCCTTCCGATCTCGCCTATGTAATAAGGCTTAAGATCGTTGTTCTGGCTGAGCTACTTCCTTTTGTTGGGTAAAGCCTTTCCCCCCAGTTAACTGCCGAATTATCTGCCCTATTTTTGGTCCCAAAAGCAGTAAAATATAAGGAAAACCAATTTCAGGAACTGATTGCTAACGATCGGTAAGGTAATCGatgataataacaacaacaatatataTAGCAGCTCCTTTCTTCTTCGCGATTAAAGCTAAAAGATTATGTTTGCTTGGAGTCCAGTATTGATGCACACGGTAAGGGTCGAGATACTGAGATCGACTgagattttatgaaataaaataggcctttttatattttattgtttaaattatatttttcaaaacgcAGTTTTTATGAGTTTTgaaatatttaagaatttaaatttggATAATTTGAAGTCGAAATACAAGAAATTGAAgaatgtctgtctgtctgtctgtctgtctgtctgtctgtctgcctgcctgcctgtctgtctgtctgtctgtctgtctgtctgtctgtaggCTACAGGCAGACAGATGTACTGTTGCCAAAGTTATAATTACAGTAATACCCCTGTCCAGCTTTTTGAAATCCCTACAGGCATGGTTGTGTGAGGCAAAGTTTACCAAGTTTCTTTACTATCTTCTAATCTTTTGTACTTGcgaattatttgttttctacACTTTTCCACTGTTAGGGAATATTTTATAACGTTTTTAGCTACGTATAAACAATACAGGTCGCCTCCGACGTTATATATTGATGCTACCTAATTTAGTtctatttatataaatatttaaaaaaaataacattcgtttttttacagaaaagtttAGTACAGCAAATAATTgtcaataaacttttaaatttttgctacCTCGCTATATACGGCCTTGTCATGCTCTCGCTTCTTCTCGAAccttaaaattcaaaattgCTGCATAATTTACGTCACATTGACCAAAGAATCATAGAATCCTCACGACGCTGATTGAATCATGTTTAGAGTCCGCTTGACATGTTTAAGGTTAAATATTAATCAAAGATTGACGATTCAGAGCTAAACAAGAAAGCTGGGTGGCTTTAGAACTGGGGTACTACTGGTcagcattaaaaaaatgtaatttggtAGAATTTTCTGTACGAGTTCTCCCAAATCCGAAAACTGCAGAGCATGCGCATTAGCTAAGCCTTCGTCAAAACTCTGCTTTCTGTTGTCGTTGTGTCGTAGAGAAATATTCCATGGATAGGCTATGGTCGTGCAGCCAAGGAATCATTGAGGAAAAACTTGGAGGAGCGACTTGAATTTGGAATTAAAAATTTCCATATATAGAGTTATATTCCAGGTgtttaataagtaatttttaacaCAATGGGAAAATTCATAAAACTTTCGAGTATAAAAATTGCTGATAAATCCCTCAAACGTTAATTCAATAGAAGtgtaaaaaaatactatattttgAACAGtggaaatgaaaataaaatgatgtaTATGACTGTATGAAGGTCTTTTAACACGAGCATCAATTGTCGGGTattgaacaaaagaaaaaacggaAATATCGCCTTTCGATTAGCTAAATAAACATACTGCACTAAAATTTGCAAGTTTTCATATAAAATTGGATAATATAATCAGCTATAAATCATGAATTTCtctaaatttgaaaataattgcaGTGCCATCAGGATTAGAGAATCTTTGGTTATTTCGACTATGGGAATCCACTAAATAAACGAAacaccaattaaaaaaaaaaaagaaattgtaaaCCCTTTGACTATGAATAGATGCCATCATTGTTGTGTTGACACAAGTAAAGTTTTACAATCAAGTTTGGTTTGCAATCAGAGCCGCTgtgcaaaaatcaaaaatcgttCTAAAGAAATGTTATGGTGATGTCTTGTGACTTCACTTGTATTAACAAAGGAAGCTCTTGCTGAACTTGGCTGCATGGATGCTAGGCAGAATGCAATAGAAAATATTCTATCATTGGATAAAAAAGCAGAATTATTTGATTTACCTCAACACaaacaaacacacacacacaaaacagCACAACAGCACATGATGTTTCAAAATGGCTGAGCTAAGAGAGCCACGAAAAAATCAAGATCCACGATGTTGATATAGCCAGATCGACTGCTTGATACCTAGCTAGATAGCCACAAACtcgaacataaaaataaaaagcttttataCCAAActgattaaaaacttaaaaataatagCAATAATTTAGGctcgctagctagctagctagacctGGACTTAAGCATGTTCcctcaaaatctacgtttgtagccaaaatcttGAAATCGGTTTGTTTAAGCTTTCTACATGGCTAGAAAGCGTGACAACATTTTTATCCTAACAtgcaaaacatataaaaagTTCAATGCAAAGCtgttagaaaagaaaaaggtCAAGAAAAGACCTACAAACTTTCAAAATTACATTAGATCATCCACCAAGCACGCCGTCATGAGTGATAGCAAGTATGTTGAACACTTAAAAGATTGGGAAAAAACTTGCGAGCAGCGTCTCAAAACATAACGCAGCCTACACTAGAAACTGggtaccccagttaaaaaaaaactttgttagtTTTAATTTTGCATAATGCAGAATTATATGTTTTCGTTCAAAAccaaaaatttgttaaatactGCAATTAATATGTCTTCTTCGAATGAGTCGAAATCAGAAGATTTTAACGTTGTAATTGGTTCCAGTTTGACTTAAAACGgatcggggggggggggggggggggtttatTCAATTCATCGTTGGTAACATATCACAGTGACatcgatgaagaaatagcagaCCTAAGGCTTAACCTGATTACTACATCGTGGTGTAAGTTTTTGCTGTCATAAACGAGAGTCAATATAGATAACCTACAAGGTGTTTACGTTTAAGCGGCATGTACGTTACCTTATATTTGCCTATGCTAATTATGAAGTTATTGTCAATCACGAAGATTTTAACCCGATTGCTTTGAGAAAATGAAGTCTATGGTTGCCTTTGGTTGGTATGTATGACAGAGAATTGACAGATCTTCCTCTAACATATATATTTGGAACATATGGCTATAATGCTTCCATTTCAAATGGTGGGGACACAACAGACCTGTCAAATCTGTGCGAAGAGAAGCCACACACGGCGTACATTTGCTGATTCCCACGAAATCGTTCTCATGGATGACGGATAAGAACTAGTCAGGGCGCTGAGTTCTGAAAAATAAACGAGTTCGTGCAAATTCGGGGGAACTTACAAAAACTTCACCAGATGATACATAAATACTTAGTATAAACGATTTTACTTACTGGCTTCCTTAATTCTACTTGCATATATtccaaaaacacaaaatataaacatgTATGAACGATGTTTTTCTTCGGTCCTTCACCGccatatttttatgaaatcgAATGTTGCAAAACATTCTTTTATTTCTGATCGAATAATTTCACGGGGGTGAAtgtaaaatgaattcattaacAATACATTTTATTACCTGTTGTTAtcaattttcaatatttcattctttttttaatatataatgcTTTTGTAAAAGCAGATAGTTTAGATTTTTGTTCTTTCGAAACTAAATATGTtacatttaaacaaaaaacacaagtGGTAACGCGGGAGTTTCTACAGCTGGAGGAGGGATAAAAAACATGTTGCAATGAATGTGCGAAAGAAAATTTATCGAAAATGAGCTCAAAGAACGATGAAACTCGTTCTATCTTCAGCTAAAAAAAGTAAGCAAAAAGTGAAATGTATGGTGGCCGAGGAGTGTCAACGCGTAAAATGAATTTTGCAAAGACGAATTAATCTAAAATAAATGTCAAAGTCAAAGTtaagttaaaaatgaaaacaaaatccaAATTTAAGTTCAAAGTGATGACACTATTCGGCCAGCGACGTAACAGTGTCATGGtgcaaaaaaagtgaaaatacaaaTTTATCGTCTAATAAGTTTTCAATGATAAAATTTGTCGCTACCGTAAATTTAAAAGATATTACAAAAGCCCTGATATTGAAGTCGAGTCTTGGGGAATATACGCGAAGATgctgaagtttgaaaaaaaagtaaaaatgtttaGGTTTAACTATCCAatttcaactgttgtaactgtgGAGTATACCCACTATTTAGCACAATATAAATGTAGCATACCCCGAATGTGGCGAAacatgttattgttattgtttgcGGAGAAAGTTCAACTTCGAATCCCCGATAAAAACATAGCTTCTGACATGGAGCTTTGTTATGTTATGCGGTTTAATTAAGGCGTAAAAATAGTAAAGTagtttaataaagttattttaagacGCAAGAATGCAGCAGTTTCAACTGATAAAAGAATGTGTTTTACTTTGCATAGTCTTGCCCTACTTGGGTTATGATTTAAAAGTGTCCGACTTTGGGCAGCCGCCCTACTTTGGGTGGAACATATCAACGCTGGCGATAGTCTAGTGATATGAGAAGTTCTTTACTGATTTTCTGAATCCCAAGTCaaactgtaaacaaaaaaatctctGTCTGTCTGGGCATTGCTGAGTGTTTTCTACACTTTTGCAGAATTTTCTGTAAAGGAAGTAGCAAAATAAGTTATCGCTCATCTTCCAGTGTGCCTGTGTGTTACAAGCTTATTTTCAGATCTGTATGCAAAAATTAGAACAAAAATATAACCGCATGGTATATATAAAACCGCTTTGTATATAAATCCTGGCCCACTACTAAGTTAGCAAAATTATCATCGGGGAGTTTATGTCACAAGTCCTCCTGTGAAGGAATTTATTTACATTCAGGAAACAAGACGTCAACTGAGACAAAGCTTTGTTATGCCCCACTTTGTTGTAAtaattgccccactttgtaatatctGCCCCACTTTTGTAATAACTTCTGCCCCACTTTGTATTTTCAGAGCTGCCCCAGTTTGTTATACGCCATTTCAGAATTAGCGcagccatatttaatttttccGCAAGTGGAGCaagttagactttgacctcccgTTCTCAGTAGCGAAGCCTATAGACAATGCTAAAATAAAAAGGCTCTTTTAAGAGATTTAGCTACAGTATCTTGAGAtagttttccttattttttatatagctaTCAGCATTGTATTTTAAGCCTCTTAAACCTTGTTTTTCAGCAAAATCATATAATGTTCCAAAACATTCCAAATCCAAGGTGTACTAAAATTTCGCGAAATAAAACAAGACAAGAGGTCAGGGGATTAGGATTTAATACTGGTacccaaatgtaaacaaaaacgtGCCAAGATAAGCGATAAATCTCCTAAATCTCTCTTCTTTTTGGTACTTTTTGTATGCTTTGTTACCGAAGAACGCAGGGTTCAAAGTCCAACTTGCACCACTTGCGGCAAAATTAAATATGGCTGCGCTAACTCTGTTAATGCGTATACATGtgataaagtatataaaaatattatagcTAGCAGcagttggatttttttaaagaaaaaacaacaacaaaaaaacaagaacagaTAAAAGTCTTGGTTTTTTTgcatttgtattttttgaaagtttatagCGTATATATTATGCAATAAATTGCATCAAATACACTTGTTCTTTTTGACTAGGGTGGATAGGATAAGCTTTTGGGCATCAACATATATTCACTTTAaccatagtcacaagaaaagAGATTTTCCCGTATCGAGGTTGTGTTCCGGGATTTTCTCGTACCCAGTctattttagctgtaaaattcaACATTCGTTTGTTGACATTACATCATTACTGTACTTATACTTTAAACGTTGAGATTGAATGCAATGTTATGCCTGGGGCAAATTGTTCTGTATATGGCTGCTCGAGTTCCAGACTTATCACGAAAGATAGAGTGGGGGACAATCTTTTAAAGAGGCAAATTGAAAATTGCACCCTTAATAtttgtgaaaaacatttttctgagAAACAAATAGTTCAAAGTAAGTTAAGCTTATTAGGAACCAATTTTAGACGATGaaggaataaaaacataaaaattataagttttcttcttctttctctaTATAGATGAAAAGAGGAAAAGAATGGTACCTGGTTCTATACCACACCTCAATTTACTACAAAAAACGTTGCCCGCAACCAGGTAAATCAAAGTTAATATGTACATATATAACACTAATTTtacaatttaaatattatatatattcccCTTCCCTTTCAGTACACTCACAAAACGAAGACTTTCTGCTGCAAACATTGCTGCCAAAAAACATGTTGCAAATCATATTTCAACATTAGCATCAAAATTACCAGCAATGTATGATGAAATCAGGCATGATTTCATGGCCAGTCATGTTCTGGTGTTCCTGGTACATACGTAGTATTGTCAATCAATTTAAATTCAGCTTGGCAAATTTTGCTACAAATGGTGCCACAGCCAGCCAAATGTTCCCATTATTTTGGAAAGCAGTCTCAATTTGTGAGCTGAGTTGTAACCTGAGAGTTGTTGGAGCAACTTGTGATGGAGCATCACCAAATCAAGTGATGATAACGCAAACCCGAATGTTGATGTCACATACAGAAGTCTGAATCTCTTTAGTTTTGAGAAGCGTTTTATATACTTCATCTCAGATCCTCCTCATTTGATAAAAACGTCAATTTGTCTCGCCAATTCTGGTTCTGGTTGTTGCACTCGATATATGTAGAACACAGACAAGTTCATCATATGAAACCACATTGCTGATCTTTTTTACCAAGATCGTGACTGTGGTTTACATTTGCTTCCCAAATTGTCATACAACCATATATTTCGTCATTCTCAGTTATGAACGTCAAGTTGGCTGCACAGGTTTTAAGCTCTACAGTCAGCAATGTTCTCACTAATTTTGGTCCACCAGGGGCAGCTGGAACAGCTAAATTCTGTCAAATGATAGATgggttttttgacatattgaacATCAGAAACACAAAAGATCATGTAAAAAAACGGAAACCATATCTACTTCCTTTCTCGACAGCTAATGATGATTGATTTATCTGGTTACGTGAAGTGTTCCTGCAATATTTTGAAGACTGGCTCCAGTCAATTGAGAATCGCCCAGGAAACTTTACTAAAAATGCAAAAGTCAGTATGTTTATATCATGGCAGACATATGAGGGCATTAAGATCACTGTCAACT
This is a stretch of genomic DNA from Hydractinia symbiolongicarpus strain clone_291-10 chromosome 9, HSymV2.1, whole genome shotgun sequence. It encodes these proteins:
- the LOC130657204 gene encoding uncharacterized protein LOC130657204, with the protein product MPGANCSVYGCSSSRLITKDRVGDNLLKRQIENCTLNICEKHFSEKQIVQNEKRKRMVPGSIPHLNLLQKTLPATSTLTKRRLSAANIAAKKHVANHISTLASKLPAMYDEIRHDFMASHVLVFLVHT